A portion of the Candida dubliniensis CD36 chromosome R, complete sequence genome contains these proteins:
- a CDS encoding U3 small nucleolar RNA-associated protein, putative (Similar to S. cerevisiae UTP14), whose product MARNNKQQNSKSKKNNNNNNKNNKNNKKKNNKQHHQKRNDDEGGELSIYDSKIREFEDGILDARKYLQSDDIKVDLDEEIDSDDVLGSDDDYDILNSKFSQTIRDKARKKKSGKNFSKNENEDEDEDEGYSSIDEGQLVTLSEAWDMDDRDLDETLGKKSKNDIVLNDTWETESSEDEMEEDNDDDSDNSSEESSLEEEEEESTDDEEEIFGNHDNDEEVDLLKTVNKLQSKIASKQPKERKKLIIETRQENEYNLPTGGNQLSLQDMMADINEDENNKAILLDKESKAIAIPLPKRIQQRNDRAAAYELSKKEISKWTDSVQALRQAEVLKFPMINQQQEDTIQDSALTFRSDNEPITELEKKINNVLTESSLVDDKKEAKFEEIAIAQMTPEEMKKRTNELRLMRELMFRDEKRAKRIKKIKSKQYHKIQKRERLKTQEMVENDEFNIDEDHDSKRAIERMSLKHKTQSQWAKSMIKSGLSKDSSNRVELEEMLRQGEKLRIKQMGFEDGDQSDEDIDDIINEYNQDDINHENKLKNKLGKGVMNMDFMKKAEARKREENLKELEMLKKLQNGEEGDLEIFKEDNGAVNIIKNQGRRIYTPTAAATAAAATAASSSQINDNINEQVLADVENDNAKSLNKRLAKKYQVIDNQETNASTSTSTSTSTQPEVLPVDESNPWLSANTSIDNDIMKKNNSTKITTIDKESSKLAKAAAKLVKSKLKKHKSNDENTLIDVNETLAINDIYQDNGSENENEGESIPTMFKQKDLIKQAFAGDDVISEFTNEKKRVIEEEDDKEEDLTLPGWGDWTGGDDLIKFKKKKFIHKIDGIMKKNHRKDKNLKNVIINEKVNKKNLKYQSSQIPYPFETREQYERSLRMPIGQEWTSKETHQKLTMPRIIVKQGTVIDPLKAPFK is encoded by the coding sequence ATGGCTCGTAACAATAAACAGCAGAATTCTAAATCcaagaagaataataataacaacaacaagaacaacaagaacaacaagaagaagaataataaacaacatcatcaaaaaagaaatgatgatgaaggaGGTGAACTCTCTATATATGATTCCAAAATTAGAGAATTCGAAGATGGGATATTAGATGCGAGAAAATATTTACAATCTGATGATATTAAAGTTGATTtggatgaagaaattgattctGATGATGTATTAGgttctgatgatgattatgatattttgaattcCAAATTTTCACAAACTATTAGAGATAAGGctagaaagaaaaaactgGGTAAAAATTTTagtaaaaatgaaaatgaagatgaagatgaagatgaaggaTATAGTAGTATAGATGAAGGACAATTGGTTACTTTATCGGAAGCTTGGGATATGGATGATCGTGATTTAGATGAGACTTTGGGGAAGAAATCtaaaaatgatattgttttaaatgatACATGGGAAACTGAATCTAGTGAAGATGAAATGGAAGAAgacaatgatgatgatagtGATAATTCCTCAGAAGAATCTAGtttggaagaagaagaagaagaatcaactgatgatgaagaagaaatatttggaaatcatgataatgatgaagaagttgatttattgaaaaccGTCAATAAATTACAATCAAAAATTGCTTCCAAACAACCCAAAGAACgtaaaaaattgattattgaaactagacaagaaaatgaatataatttaCCTACTGGAGGTAATCAATTATCATTACAAGATATGATGGCtgatattaatgaagatgagAATAATAAAGCCATTTTACTTGATAAAGAATCCAAAGCTATTGCTATTCCATTACCTAAACGTATTCAACAAAGAAATGATCGTGCTGCCGCTTATGAATTATcgaaaaaagaaataagtAAATGGACAGATTCTGTTCAAGCTTTAAGACAAGCAGAAGTATTGAAATTCCCAATGattaatcaacaacaagaagataCCATTCAAGATTCAGCACTTACTTTCAGATCTGATAATGAGCCAATTACtgaacttgaaaaaaaaatcaataatgtGTTGACAGAATCTTCActtgttgatgataaaaaagaagcaaaatttgaagaaattgctATTGCTCAAATGACTCCTGAAgaaatgaagaaaagaacTAATGAATTAAGATTAATGCGTGAATTAATGTTTCGAGATGAAAAAAGAGCGAAAAGAATTAAGAAAATTAAATCTAAACAATATcataaaattcaaaaacgTGAACGATTGAAAACTCAAGAAATggttgaaaatgatgaatttaatATAGATGAAGATCATGATAGTAAACGAGCCATTGAAAGAATGAGTTTAAAACATAAGACTCAATCACAATGGGCCAAATCAATGATAAAAAGTGGATTATCAAAAGATTCATCAAATAGGGttgaattagaagaaatGTTGAGACAAGGTGAAAAATTACGTATTAAACAAATGGGATTTGAAGATGGAGATCAAAgtgatgaagatattgatgatattattaatgaatataatcaagatgatataaatcatgaaaataaattgaaaaataaattaggTAAAGGAGTTATGAATATGGATTTTATGAAAAAAGCTGAAGCTCGgaaaagagaagaaaatttgaaagaattagaaatgttgaaaaaattacaaaatggAGAAGAAGgtgatttggaaattttcAAAGAAGATAATGGTGCAGTTAATATCATTAAGAATCAAGGAAGAAGAATCTATACTccaacagcagcagcaacagcagcagcagcaacagcagcatCATCATCCCAGATAAATGACAATATTAACGAGCAAGTATTAGCAGATGTTGAAAATGACAATGCCAAATCGTTGAATAAGAGACTTGCCAAAAAATATCAGGTCATTGATAATCAAGAAACAAATgcttcaacatcaacatcaacatcaacatcaactcAACCAGAGGTTTTACCAGTGGATGAATCCAACCCATGGTTGTCAGCTAATACTAGTATTGATAATGACAttatgaaaaagaataattcTACCAAAATAACTACTATTGATAAAGAATCTTCAAAATTAGCTAAAGCAGCGGCTAAATTagtcaaatcaaaattgaaaaaacaCAAGtctaatgatgaaaatacATTGATAGATGTCAATGAGACATTAGCTATTAATGACATTTATCAAGATAATGGTtctgaaaatgaaaatgaaggtgaatcaattccaacaatgtttaaacaaaaagatttgattaaaCAAGCATTTGCTGGAGATGATGTTATTAGTGAATTTaccaatgaaaaaaaacgtgttattgaagaagaagatgataaagaagaagatttaaCATTACCTGGATGGGGGGATTGGACTGGAGGtgatgatttaataaaatttaaaaaaaaaaaatttatccataaaattgatggaataatgaaaaaaaatcatcgtaaagataaaaatttgaaaaatgtaattataaatgaaaaagttaataaaaaaaatttaaaatatcaaagTAGTCAAATTCCATATCCATTTGAAACTAGAGAACAATATGAAAGATCTTTAAGAATGCCAATTGGTCAAGAATGGACATCAAAAGAAACTCATCA